One window of the Mycobacterium haemophilum DSM 44634 genome contains the following:
- a CDS encoding PPE family protein, whose protein sequence is MSFTMLPPEVNSARMYAGPGSGSMRASAAIWEGLSADLHSMAETYESVVSRLTSMQWRGASSAAMAAAAIPYTQWLATTAAQAKQTAIQAMAAATAFENAFAMTVPPVVIATNRAQLVLLIATNLFGQNTAAIASTELAYQEMWAQDSAAMTDYAAASAAASATLPPFTSPQQDANPEGLLAQSAAVARAAADDGNWLGNLLVEIGTFLIPIAPELSPIFIAAGEAINAIPFPSFLADDFTMLDGILAVYATISATQNIFSMGTGFIGAENNLGLIGTTAPAAGESLAEGLDPIVASVNSIDRAMAGAGLRARLGEVSASYRNAGSIGQMSVPASWSAPATVTNVKTFQATPLTTLDTGDTAATGMPGLPGTPSSGTGRGGVVPRYGVKVTVMSRPLAGG, encoded by the coding sequence ATGAGTTTCACGATGTTGCCGCCGGAGGTGAACTCCGCCCGGATGTACGCCGGCCCGGGGTCGGGTTCGATGCGGGCCTCCGCGGCGATCTGGGAGGGACTGTCTGCTGATTTGCACTCCATGGCCGAGACCTACGAGTCGGTGGTGTCGCGCCTGACCAGCATGCAGTGGCGAGGTGCCTCGTCGGCGGCGATGGCGGCTGCGGCCATCCCCTACACGCAGTGGCTGGCCACCACCGCCGCCCAGGCAAAGCAAACAGCCATCCAGGCCATGGCGGCAGCGACAGCATTTGAGAATGCATTCGCAATGACGGTGCCCCCGGTGGTGATCGCGACCAATCGCGCCCAGCTGGTCTTGCTGATAGCGACGAACCTTTTCGGCCAGAACACCGCGGCGATCGCGAGCACGGAGCTCGCCTACCAGGAGATGTGGGCCCAGGACAGCGCCGCGATGACCGACTACGCCGCCGCCTCAGCGGCCGCCTCGGCGACGTTGCCGCCGTTCACGTCTCCGCAGCAAGACGCCAACCCCGAGGGTCTGCTCGCGCAAAGCGCTGCGGTCGCTCGGGCCGCCGCTGACGATGGCAACTGGCTGGGCAACCTCCTGGTAGAGATCGGAACATTTCTCATACCTATTGCCCCTGAGTTGTCGCCCATATTCATCGCGGCAGGCGAGGCCATTAACGCAATACCTTTTCCGAGTTTCCTCGCTGATGACTTCACGATGCTTGATGGCATATTGGCTGTTTACGCAACAATCTCTGCGACCCAAAACATCTTCTCGATGGGCACCGGATTCATCGGCGCCGAGAACAATTTGGGCCTTATTGGCACCACTGCGCCCGCGGCGGGAGAATCCCTGGCCGAAGGACTGGACCCAATAGTTGCCTCGGTGAACTCCATCGACCGTGCGATGGCCGGCGCTGGATTGCGCGCACGGCTGGGCGAGGTGTCCGCGTCGTACCGCAACGCGGGTTCGATCGGACAGATGTCTGTGCCGGCCTCGTGGAGCGCACCGGCGACGGTCACTAATGTCAAGACATTTCAGGCCACCCCGCTGACCACTCTGGATACCGGCGACACTGCGGCGACCGGGATGCCCGGACTGCCCGGGACGCCATCGTCGGGGACGGGGCGCGGCGGCGTGGTGCCCCGATACGGGGTAAAAGTCACCGTAATGTCACGCCCCCTCGCCGGAGGATGA
- a CDS encoding MerR family transcriptional regulator, producing the protein MQRSSRTSDLARAAGTTAPAIRYYEEIGLLPHPHRVGCQRRYGEDDVRRLTFVRRCRDFGFSIEQIRTLATLNQDNDRSCKEARDIAEAHLGAVREKLLDLRALEHRIAGLIETSDTFCRGGSGADCVVLEDLSKPAEPYPS; encoded by the coding sequence TTGCAGCGATCTTCACGCACCAGTGACCTCGCCCGGGCGGCCGGCACGACCGCACCTGCCATCCGCTACTACGAGGAGATCGGCCTGCTACCTCACCCGCACCGGGTAGGCTGCCAGCGCCGCTATGGCGAAGATGACGTGCGGCGACTGACATTCGTCCGGCGCTGTCGCGACTTCGGATTTTCGATTGAGCAGATCCGAACCCTGGCAACGCTGAATCAGGACAACGACCGTTCCTGCAAGGAGGCCCGTGACATAGCGGAGGCCCATCTTGGAGCAGTGCGCGAGAAATTGCTGGACCTGCGCGCGCTCGAGCACCGTATCGCTGGGTTGATCGAAACCTCGGACACGTTCTGCCGCGGTGGATCTGGCGCCGACTGCGTTGTGCTTGAAGACCTCTCCAAACCGGCGGAACCGTACCCGAGTTGA
- a CDS encoding nitroreductase family deazaflavin-dependent oxidoreductase, translated as MQIVKNVHPPTGLTRLLFRVPIYLYRAGLGPIFGQRLLLLRHVGRVSGKQRQTILEVAEHDPADDSFVVASGWGPTAAWYRNVVHMPEVTIQVGQRTIPVTAVQLTKDEGAETFARYGMKHRRAAKYLLPRVLGFSVDGSEADFQAVGRHLPFIRFVPRP; from the coding sequence GTGCAGATCGTCAAGAATGTCCACCCGCCAACAGGGTTGACCCGGTTGCTGTTTCGCGTTCCGATCTACCTGTATCGCGCGGGGCTCGGCCCGATATTCGGGCAACGCCTGTTGCTTCTTCGTCATGTCGGGCGAGTATCGGGGAAACAGCGTCAAACGATCCTCGAAGTTGCCGAACATGATCCAGCCGATGACAGCTTTGTCGTCGCGTCGGGATGGGGGCCGACCGCCGCGTGGTACCGCAACGTCGTACACATGCCCGAGGTCACGATACAGGTCGGCCAGCGAACCATACCGGTGACAGCGGTGCAGCTGACCAAGGACGAAGGCGCGGAAACCTTTGCCAGGTATGGGATGAAACACCGCAGGGCCGCGAAATATCTGCTCCCCCGGGTGCTCGGCTTCTCGGTCGATGGCTCCGAGGCCGACTTCCAAGCGGTGGGGAGGCACCTGCCATTCATCCGATTCGTCCCACGGCCCTAA
- a CDS encoding cytochrome P450, producing MKCGTVPGPSGAEALRWWARMVRNPLATYLGLQRAYGDAVRIPFRRNRPLLLLSRPEHAEHVLVAHQRNYVKAITYRPLRAFLGSGLLTSEGEIWERHRGIIQPVFARRQLSGFAPDIVAAAQHRTAMWRDGDIVDVSAQMRALTLEIVGRVLFGAPLGGFAQRVGDALAAVQHATVVGVLLAGATPQRLSWGWLRRIPGVAGPANRLDGIVSEIIAQRRSQPRRGGGDLLDLLLTAGDRGNSTLDDAELRDEVLTLMLAGHETTSNALTWALALLSRFPAARRRLEAEADDVLAGRRPADADDVDRLCFTEAVINEAMRLYPPAWTLERDAIDVDDVAGIPVTAGTTVVVPPYLLHRHPEFWPDPEGFDPQRFLTDTDRPRYAFMPFGGGRRICVGAGFAMFEAKLLLASITQEYRLDLVSSGMPTAQAEITLRPRGPVPMRLVSRRNHADDGPQYQA from the coding sequence ATGAAATGCGGGACTGTTCCCGGGCCCAGTGGCGCCGAGGCGCTGCGATGGTGGGCACGCATGGTCCGCAACCCACTGGCCACCTACCTCGGACTTCAGCGAGCCTATGGCGACGCGGTGCGCATCCCATTTCGCCGCAACCGGCCACTGTTGCTGCTAAGCCGGCCTGAACATGCCGAACATGTCTTAGTGGCGCACCAGCGCAACTACGTCAAGGCAATCACCTATCGCCCGCTGCGCGCCTTCCTCGGCTCCGGGCTATTGACCAGCGAGGGAGAGATATGGGAGCGGCACCGCGGCATCATCCAGCCGGTCTTCGCCCGCCGTCAGCTCAGCGGGTTCGCCCCCGACATCGTGGCGGCAGCCCAACACCGCACGGCCATGTGGCGCGACGGCGACATCGTCGATGTGTCCGCCCAGATGCGTGCCCTTACCCTCGAGATCGTCGGCCGAGTGCTGTTCGGCGCGCCGCTAGGCGGCTTCGCGCAGCGGGTTGGCGACGCTCTGGCCGCCGTGCAACATGCGACGGTCGTCGGAGTGCTGCTAGCAGGCGCCACGCCGCAACGGCTCAGCTGGGGGTGGCTGCGCCGCATACCCGGCGTCGCTGGCCCCGCCAACAGGCTCGATGGCATCGTGTCCGAGATCATCGCTCAGCGCCGCTCCCAACCGCGTCGCGGCGGCGGTGACCTGCTCGACCTCCTGCTCACCGCGGGCGATCGCGGCAATTCCACACTCGATGACGCCGAGCTCCGCGATGAGGTGCTGACGCTGATGCTTGCCGGCCACGAAACCACCTCCAACGCGCTCACCTGGGCTCTCGCGCTGCTGTCCCGCTTCCCCGCCGCCCGGCGTCGGTTGGAGGCCGAGGCCGACGACGTGCTCGCCGGCCGCCGCCCCGCCGACGCCGACGACGTCGATCGACTCTGTTTCACCGAAGCGGTCATCAACGAAGCGATGCGGCTTTATCCGCCTGCGTGGACCCTAGAGCGCGACGCCATCGACGTCGACGACGTCGCCGGAATTCCGGTTACTGCCGGAACAACAGTCGTGGTACCACCGTATTTGCTGCACAGGCACCCGGAGTTCTGGCCAGACCCTGAAGGTTTTGATCCACAGCGCTTCCTGACCGACACAGACCGGCCCCGGTACGCGTTTATGCCCTTTGGCGGCGGGCGCCGCATATGTGTGGGCGCTGGCTTCGCAATGTTTGAGGCCAAACTGTTGTTGGCCAGCATCACCCAAGAATATCGCCTGGATCTGGTATCTAGCGGTATGCCCACCGCGCAAGCGGAGATCACCTTGCGGCCCCGCGGTCCGGTACCAATGCGGCTGGTGTCGCGGCGCAACCACGCAGACGATGGACCGCAATACCAGGCGTGA
- a CDS encoding STAS domain-containing protein — MSAPDSITTVVADHDGVSVVSVSGEIDLVTAPALEQAIGAVLADSPTALVIDLSGVEFLGSVGLKILASTYEKLDKSIEFGVVARGPATRRPIHLTGLDKTFAMYPTLDDALTAVRDGKFNR, encoded by the coding sequence TTGTCAGCACCTGATTCCATTACCACCGTGGTTGCGGACCACGACGGGGTGTCCGTGGTCAGTGTCAGCGGCGAAATCGATTTGGTTACCGCGCCGGCGTTGGAGCAAGCCATCGGCGCAGTGCTTGCGGACAGTCCGACGGCGCTGGTCATCGACCTGTCCGGGGTTGAGTTCCTCGGTTCGGTGGGGCTGAAGATCCTGGCGTCGACCTACGAAAAACTCGACAAATCCATCGAGTTTGGGGTGGTGGCACGTGGTCCGGCGACCAGAAGGCCGATCCATCTGACCGGTCTGGACAAGACATTTGCGATGTACCCGACGCTGGACGACGCGTTAACCGCCGTGCGGGACGGCAAGTTCAACCGCTAG
- a CDS encoding STAS domain-containing protein translates to MSDSPTDRSSTNAATQTVSVSTEGLLPQLVQHLRRNRTALREEWARRITEAKLLTAMTPEELFSEATAVYDNYVEVLETGSVEALQAYARDLSERIIPRGVETDEVIGIVLLLRDVLARSLFEKYQTEFDMLNRVLDAYEPAANRIANTVAVSFVQERERIIRQQQEAIRELSTPVLQVREQLLILPIIGVLDSQRARQVTEQLLRAIRANRAKVVVIDITGVPTIDSTVANHLVQTVDASGLMGASVIITGLSSEIALTLVTIGLDLSKMNAVGDLQGGIEEAERLLGYEVTRAGEATG, encoded by the coding sequence ATGTCTGATTCGCCGACGGATCGCAGCAGTACCAACGCCGCCACCCAGACAGTCAGCGTTTCCACCGAGGGTTTGCTGCCACAGCTGGTCCAGCATTTGCGGCGCAATCGAACCGCGCTGCGCGAAGAGTGGGCCCGCAGAATTACCGAGGCCAAATTGCTCACCGCGATGACACCGGAAGAGCTGTTTTCGGAAGCTACCGCGGTGTACGACAATTATGTCGAGGTACTCGAGACCGGTAGCGTCGAGGCGTTGCAGGCCTACGCGCGCGACCTGTCAGAGCGCATTATCCCGCGGGGTGTGGAGACGGACGAGGTGATCGGGATCGTGCTGCTGCTGCGTGACGTGCTCGCGCGCTCGCTGTTCGAGAAGTACCAGACCGAGTTCGACATGCTCAACCGGGTGCTGGACGCCTACGAGCCGGCGGCCAACCGCATCGCCAATACCGTGGCCGTCAGCTTCGTGCAGGAACGCGAGCGGATCATCCGCCAGCAGCAGGAGGCAATTCGCGAGCTATCAACGCCAGTGCTGCAGGTGCGTGAGCAGCTGCTGATTTTGCCAATCATCGGCGTGCTCGACAGTCAGCGCGCGCGGCAGGTCACCGAACAGCTGCTGCGCGCCATCCGAGCCAATCGCGCAAAAGTCGTCGTCATCGACATCACAGGTGTGCCCACCATTGACTCGACGGTGGCAAACCACCTGGTGCAGACCGTCGACGCGTCGGGGTTGATGGGGGCAAGCGTGATCATCACCGGACTGTCCTCCGAAATTGCCCTAACGCTGGTGACGATCGGATTGGATTTGTCGAAGATGAACGCGGTCGGTGACCTGCAAGGCGGTATCGAAGAAGCCGAACGCCTGCTGGGTTACGAGGTCACGCGCGCTGGCGAGGCCACCGGGTGA
- a CDS encoding STAS domain-containing protein — protein MPVPILKQGAILIASVQAALTDSDTERLRHDLMEQVSRFRAQGIVVDVTAIDVMDSFAARSLRTIAHMTRLRGANTVIVGLQPEVAFAMVQLGLEFDDMNTALDLEEGIALLNRQMRLPKSAKSTIGRDGGG, from the coding sequence ATGCCAGTACCAATCCTGAAACAGGGCGCGATTCTTATCGCCTCGGTGCAGGCCGCGCTCACCGACTCCGACACCGAGCGGCTTCGGCACGATCTCATGGAACAAGTGAGCCGGTTCCGCGCACAGGGGATCGTTGTCGACGTCACCGCCATCGATGTGATGGATTCTTTTGCGGCCCGATCGCTGCGGACGATCGCACACATGACGCGGCTGCGGGGGGCAAACACCGTGATTGTGGGTCTGCAGCCAGAGGTAGCGTTTGCGATGGTCCAACTCGGCCTCGAGTTCGACGACATGAACACCGCGTTGGACCTAGAAGAAGGAATCGCGCTGCTGAATCGGCAAATGCGACTTCCAAAGTCGGCGAAATCAACGATCGGGCGCGACGGTGGTGGATGA
- a CDS encoding anti-sigma regulatory factor — MDDPGVVVVDIDNPDDIVAARKAGHQLALDLGFSLTDVTMIATAISEVARNITSYAGHGLVRVAVEDREGRKALVVRAEDDGPGIADIERAMEDGYSTARGLGLGLPGARRLMDRLMVESALGHGTVVEMWKWVPAHA, encoded by the coding sequence GTGGATGACCCAGGAGTTGTGGTCGTTGACATAGACAACCCCGACGACATTGTCGCGGCGCGCAAGGCCGGACATCAACTCGCGCTTGATCTCGGGTTCTCCTTGACGGATGTCACCATGATCGCCACGGCAATTTCAGAAGTCGCACGCAATATCACCAGCTACGCCGGCCACGGTTTGGTTCGGGTTGCGGTCGAGGACCGGGAGGGCCGCAAGGCGTTGGTGGTCCGCGCCGAGGACGATGGTCCCGGCATCGCCGACATCGAGCGTGCAATGGAAGACGGCTACTCGACCGCGCGCGGGCTGGGCCTGGGCTTGCCTGGGGCCCGCCGCCTGATGGACCGGCTGATGGTGGAATCCGCACTCGGCCACGGAACTGTCGTCGAGATGTGGAAATGGGTTCCGGCTCATGCATAG
- a CDS encoding SpoIIE family protein phosphatase gives MHSHGRLGPIEWATAGRPRPGEQLCGDRSIAVGVEGGAALFGVLDGLGHGPAAAGAALAAMEALERAHQERLEVLVQLCHRVLGRTRGATMTLARVDFDTNMLSWTGVGNVTANLVAKTARGIYVRSSARLAAGIVGYRIPEISPAQVVSMRTGDLLIITSDGISDDYLDNIDFAASTMVIAEQILGKHAKETDDAMVLAARHRGASR, from the coding sequence ATGCATAGTCACGGCCGACTGGGGCCTATCGAGTGGGCGACGGCGGGACGTCCACGGCCCGGGGAGCAACTGTGTGGCGACCGGTCGATAGCAGTCGGCGTCGAGGGTGGGGCTGCCCTGTTCGGCGTGCTCGACGGGCTCGGTCACGGGCCGGCTGCCGCTGGCGCCGCACTGGCCGCGATGGAGGCCTTGGAGCGCGCCCACCAGGAACGGCTCGAAGTCTTGGTCCAACTCTGTCACCGTGTGCTGGGCCGCACCCGGGGCGCCACGATGACCCTGGCGCGCGTCGATTTCGACACCAACATGCTGTCCTGGACAGGGGTGGGAAACGTTACCGCCAACCTCGTCGCCAAGACTGCCCGCGGAATCTACGTCCGGTCGTCGGCGCGCCTGGCCGCCGGCATCGTCGGTTACCGGATACCGGAAATTTCACCCGCACAAGTGGTTTCGATGCGCACCGGCGACCTACTCATCATTACCAGCGACGGCATTTCCGACGATTACCTGGACAATATCGATTTTGCTGCCTCCACGATGGTTATAGCCGAACAGATCCTGGGTAAACATGCCAAGGAAACCGACGACGCGATGGTGCTGGCCGCACGTCATCGAGGTGCCTCGAGATGA